The Micromonospora violae DNA segment CGGTTAGTGGGCTCGCGCTCACCGCCGCCGCTTGCGGCGAGGCCCCCAAGGATGACAACAACGCCGGCAGTGGCGCCAAGAAGTTCAGCGCCTGCATGGTGACCGACGTCGGCGGCATCGACGACAAGTCGTTCAACACCTCGGCCTGGAAGGGTCTGCAGGAGGCTAAGGCCGCCAACGACAACATCGACATCAAGTTCGTCGCGTCGAAGGCCGAGGCCGACTACGAGCCGAACCTGACGCAGTACGTCAACCAGAAGTGCAACTTCATCCTGGCGGTCGGTGGTCTGATGGCCAACGCCACCAAGAAGATCGCGGCGGCGAACCCGAACCAGGAGTTCGGCATCGTCGACGCCAACCCGGGTCTGGACAACATCTACCCGATGCAGTTCGACACCGCCCAGGCCGCGTTCCAGGCCGGCTACCTGGCCGCCGGGATGAGCAAGAGCGGCAAGGTGGGCACCTACGGCGGTCTGCCGATCCCGCCGGTGACCATCTTCATGGATGGCTTCGTCGACGGCGTGGCGCACTACAACAAGACCAAGGGCAAGAATGTCCAGGCGCTGGGTTGGAACAAGGAGACCCAGAAGGGCTCCTTCACCAACGACTTCGCCAAGCAGGACGAGGGCAAGAAGGTCTCCGACGCGCTGGTCGCCCAGGGCGCGGACATCATCATGCCGGTCGCCGGCGGCTCCGGCCTCGGCACCACCGCCGCGGCCAAGGCCTCCAACGGCAAGTACAGCACCATCTGGGTGGACGTGGACGGCTGCGAGAGCACCCCGGACTGCGCGGCGATCATCACCACCGTGGTCAAGAACATCCCGGACGCCGT contains these protein-coding regions:
- a CDS encoding BMP family lipoprotein, producing MRIASIVAVSGLALTAAACGEAPKDDNNAGSGAKKFSACMVTDVGGIDDKSFNTSAWKGLQEAKAANDNIDIKFVASKAEADYEPNLTQYVNQKCNFILAVGGLMANATKKIAAANPNQEFGIVDANPGLDNIYPMQFDTAQAAFQAGYLAAGMSKSGKVGTYGGLPIPPVTIFMDGFVDGVAHYNKTKGKNVQALGWNKETQKGSFTNDFAKQDEGKKVSDALVAQGADIIMPVAGGSGLGTTAAAKASNGKYSTIWVDVDGCESTPDCAAIITTVVKNIPDAVKEAVLKAAAGDKLPANPGFVGTLANNGVSIAPYHDFDSKVPAELKAEVDKIKADIAAGTITVTSAAQPTK